The genomic interval atttattcatgtattggATAACCAAGGGCAGCTACATgtagtcccatttataggctcctttggttcagtgttagtgcagaagtaaaccggagtacccgggggaaaacctgcgttgtatggtagagtcaaactgaacgacactcttcgtacttacagcgtggtaaaattaatcaaaccctgaatgggttggAACCCAGACCGCAGTGGTACatgtaagaggcaagtggtttgaccactcggccaccgacaaccctgatATATAAGCACAAGTTGGGAGAAAGGATCAGACCTTCTATATTATGCTGCATCTTAATTGTTTGTCAACATTCCAAAAATTGTAACTATAAAAATGTCCTTAATTCTTAGCATATGTATAAGAGGATGCTCTCAGTGACTAAATGTAAAAGCATGCAAGATAAACTCTATAGGTAGCATTGTTCCTAAACCATAAAACAATTTATGACCCGCATAATAGGGTCTGTACAGGAAACCATGTGTAAAATTGTTGAGTGATTTTCTATGTGAtagcatataatacatgtatttcaaaaaacctaaaaataattacaacccAAACAcccaaaatgaaatgaagtgaTATATCCCTGTGTGTGCCACGCCCTCTAATTGCCATATTCATATCAGGTGAGTGTAAAATACTCTTGTTAAATACATTCAATTGTTTTAGTTACATTGTCTAACTATAAGTCACCATTTATAGTAAACAACACCTTCTTTTAGGATGCCATCCAAGATGCACCATCACTGTTGCAGAAGAAATATGAgccctggtttgcgagaatgagaaTGACTATATGTATATAAGCCCAACTAATAATTTGTGAACAATGTTGCCAGCTGATGTAAAGCCAACTGAGTACAGTTGATATTATCAAGAGATAATGTCACAGCCGCAGACTGTGAGATCATAATTTTGAGCGCTGTATGATGGTCTATGACTTTTCTATCATGGACAATATTTGTACTACAAATACGTATTATACCCATTGAAAATAGTACTTGCCCATTTTGCTTGAACATACATTAAGCTTTCATAACATGTTTGCATTGCCTTATTTGAAGTCTGAGAGATATGTTATACTTGCAATTGcagtatgtatttcattttgtttttggtttgtcttttttttttttaattacctcctccaccaccccaccccccaagCTTTTTTCTCCAAACAAACAcaagtacatacacatatttcaaaagTGCAATTTATGCCCAAGCAAAGTGAAAAAGGCTTGTAATTTTCAGCTCTTTgtacacacaacacatacagaaaTCTGTTAGAAAAAAAATGCACCGTAGTCTTAGAGTTAGACTTCAATGGAGAGATACTTCACTGATGTTGACTGTTTATCTCGCCTCTGGTCCATTTGTAGCTTTGTTTTGACagttttaaaatttgtatacatgttttctattttccctatttttacatgtaatatgtgatATGGGCCTGGAGCCTGATTCACAATACATGCAAAATTTACTAGAGCTAGATGCAGTGGGATTAGTGCAATGCCCATCATCTGTGATTAAACTTTGCATATCTTGCACTTCAAATTTACAGTGGTTTACCTTAGTATTTGAAGGCTTTTAAAGATGCACTTCAGGCGGCTCTGGCGAATCTCTGCCATCATGCTTGTTAATATctgtgtaaccatggtgattTCCATAAGGACCATTTTCCAGAGAGTCCCTTGCTGCTCTTACAACCGTAGTGCATGCTGCTTTGATCTGCCGTCTTCTCAAAAACACTACACCCAGAAAACAAGCAATCAGAAATGATAATATCAGGCTCAAAATAACGTATGACGGTTCTACATAGTGCCCAACTGACGGTACATGTTTGCATTTTAAGTCTTCCGCAGCTAATTCCAAAATCATCTTGTGGGCATTTTGTTCGGGGTAAAAACCTTCTGCGCAAGTCAGCTGGTTTTTGTCAGTAACAGTGACATTGGTTTTGACGAGCCATTTGGAGAAATATTTCAGGTCACAATTGCAGACGAAGAAGTTGCCCCGTAATTTGATAGTCAGGTTTGGAAAATTATCGAAGTCATTCAGTTCAGTTTCTTCTAGTTTCGTTAATCCGTTGTCACTCAGATCCAACGTTTCCAGATTTTGTAAGTTCGAATAATCAAATGTACCAGGGTATATAACACCTATGCTATTGTTCCGCAATGATATCATTTGCAAGTGTTGGGCCCCTTCTGAGCCATTGTCAAAAATAAAAGTGTTGCGAGGTAAAACAACCAATTCATTCGAATCCAACCAAAGGTTGGTCAGCTTCATCAGATTCGACCGTGAAAATGCGTGGCTGACATAACCAATTGAAGATGCGTTGAAAATAGCTGATTTTAGACTTAAATTTCGCAAGTTGTCTAAGCCATTCAGCATTTTACTGTGCTCAAATGTCAAGTCATTTTTGTCCAAAATGAGCTCTTTGAGAACAGGTAAATAACTGCCATGGAAAGTTTTTACCTCTACCGACGTTATACTGTTATTGGTCAAATCCAGCTTCTCCAAGTCTGGGAGTGTCCCAAATGGGTTTTCGGGTAAAGTCCAGTTAACTGGGTTATTTCGAATTGTTAGTGAGGTGGTGAATGTTGGTATGTTATGAGGAAAGCCAACCCCGTCACATGTCACCTCAAAACGCACAGCGTGAGAACTAGAACTATAACACAAACACCCCTGTGGACATTCGTTTTGTGTCATCACTTGACTAATAAGGCATACAAAAGTTACGAGAATCAGCAGCAATGGCGAACGGCACAACGTTGTAAAAAATGCTTTGTGTGAAATGCCCGAAGTCTCCATTTTGACGTGACGAGCTCGTAGAAGTTGAACTTGAAAGTAGAATGGGTACTGAGTGTCCTGAGTGTTGAAGCAGATGACATTCAACTGCTGAAGCCAGCACAGCCGAAAGTTGTGTCCGTGTGATGTTGCTGCTTGAGAGCTGAAACTGTATTTCCAAAAAATAGAAGCGTATGTCACTTCTCTGAAACTCGAGAGTTCCACTGTCTTTACATTTACGTGGGCTTTCACCAAGCCAAATGATTCATGTGACACTGTACTGGAGTGAATGAATTTATCCGCACACGTACACAGGCCCACAATCTTCCGTCACGCCGCCTGAGGGCGCGCTCCCAATTGAAATCCAATCCATGGCGAAATCCATCATCCTTTAGTTACCAtacggtgtgtgtgtgggggggggggggggggggtggccgCTACCAAAAAGTATTGGTGTCCTATGGCAGATTCAATTTAGAAGCATAAAACCTACAAAAAATTGGGGTCAAAAGCCTTCATTTCAGCCAAAAAACTAAGAAATGTCAAATGTCTGCATCGAGTCAAATATAGGATTCAAAAGTCTTGGGGAAATGTGAAATCGATTTAATAGTTGGAAACTGCGTTCTCGAAAAGTCtcgaaaaaaattgaaaatcagCAACTTGAAAACTACGTTGTCCaaatatggggtcaaaggtAGTACGTGCATTCAAAGATGGAGTTAAACCTGCCCAAAAACACATGTCGAAAGTCtacatgaatatatatcatgtaagCATACCCTTAATTTTGAGTAATCCTCCACGCACGAGAAGTGGGTCTCACGGAAGTAAATTAAGGGAAAGAGTGTGGTAAGGTATGGCTTAGACCATTATGTGATGGAGTGGAGATGTTGCTGACCTCGGTCCTGACAATGTAAGGGAGTACGCCCATCCAGTCTTTTTGAAGTTCTGGTCTTCAACTTTGCGCCAATCAGATCCAAACAGAGGTATTTATTAAcgcagtgccttcacacacatTCACTGTGGTTGAAGTCGGAAACATATCTATATCATTATGGTGGCAGCAAGTGGGATCAAGCCTTTTATATCATTGATTATGGAACTTGTGTCAATTTTCATCTCTGATATTTTACCCCAtgcttttaaaatatttgaacatgGGTATAGGGTcttgtggtgggggggggggggggttcacatTCATTTTATGCAACAGACCGGATTTGATTTCCACTGGCCCTCTCCATTGTACGAATGCATACTGAAGGTCGCACAGATGTTATCCAAACTTGTTTACTCTAAAAGTAATCTACTAGCTCCTGGGCCTAGCAACTGTACATTCAGCTGATTTTCGTATAAGCAAGGTTTAACCAAAGGCAAAGCTTTCACATTATCAGCAATTTACAGCTTAAAGAGTTGCTATAAGGCGCCATGCATACTTTATTTTACGAGTCACTTGTACATACGAACTTGAACATTAACATTAACACAACGAATCACCATTTATAGTAGTCTGTTTGCAGCCAATGTCTTAGCAATGTTGCCCTGTGTGTATACTCTATACCcattatagatagatagatagatggatagattgAGATAGATAGGTaaatagagatagatagatagatagataggtagtagatagagagatagctagctagataggtaggtagagaTAGATGGTTGTTTGTAACATTTAACTGTActtgtgtttctttgttttggcAATGTTCTTTTTTTAAGAAAGAATTTGTccataaaatatgaatacacaCCATTCATATACCCACATATACCCACCCGCACAATCTACACATgtgcacatgtatacacacacccagtcacagacaggcaggcatgcacacacacacacacgcacacacacacatctacataAACACATccagacacagacaggcaggcaaacacacacacacacacacacacacacacacacacacacacaatcagaCCAATCCACCCACAAAtaacattctcacaaaccagagctgttactTCTTCTGCGAAACAGCAAAATAACAAGACattgccgtaaaagaggctgttgtTTACGACgattaaaaataaatgaacttgTAGTCTGGTTACTTCTTTTGAAGTGAGCTTTATTAATTTAACTTTACCAGGTAACACAGCCAGCAATAGTAGCAAAGTGAAAAACATGATTTGATTCTTTTATAGTAATGCATGACTGCCTATCTCACTACATATGTGATCGTAGAACCCATCAAAGAATGCTTTACTACTCTGTGGTGCATTTGAATGAATTCACACTATACAACATCATGGCAAGTATACTGTTGAAATCACGTCAAATTGTCTCTACATTCTACTCAACATCC from Glandiceps talaboti chromosome 3, keGlaTala1.1, whole genome shotgun sequence carries:
- the LOC144433224 gene encoding trophoblast glycoprotein-like codes for the protein METSGISHKAFFTTLCRSPLLLILVTFVCLISQVMTQNECPQGCLCYSSSSHAVRFEVTCDGVGFPHNIPTFTTSLTIRNNPVNWTLPENPFGTLPDLEKLDLTNNSITSVEVKTFHGSYLPVLKELILDKNDLTFEHSKMLNGLDNLRNLSLKSAIFNASSIGYVSHAFSRSNLMKLTNLWLDSNELVVLPRNTFIFDNGSEGAQHLQMISLRNNSIGVIYPGTFDYSNLQNLETLDLSDNGLTKLEETELNDFDNFPNLTIKLRGNFFVCNCDLKYFSKWLVKTNVTVTDKNQLTCAEGFYPEQNAHKMILELAAEDLKCKHVPSVGHYVEPSYVILSLILSFLIACFLGVVFLRRRQIKAACTTVVRAARDSLENGPYGNHHGYTDINKHDGRDSPEPPEVHL